In a single window of the Anaerobaca lacustris genome:
- a CDS encoding ABC transporter ATP-binding protein, whose protein sequence is MAVISVSHISKTFDRVCAVCDLSFAVEAGSCFGLLGPNGAGKTTMMKMIYGKAARDKKCSGAIEVFGFDPARDELAIKYLSGVVPQENNLDEELNVVQNLLVYAKFYGLARRVARERIESLLAFLELSEKAGSKIRELSGGMKRRLVIARALLNEPRLLILDEPTTGLDPQVRHLIWEKLRRLRNGGTTILLTTHYMEEAFQICDRVLIMDKGRKVMEDQPQRLMEQNIERYVLEVSQEQAAAVIGGRELPAAVRADDAQGISRFYSDDLDGLKVVAAMLDGHPYYLRQANLEDVFLKATGRALNEKQ, encoded by the coding sequence ATGGCAGTGATTTCAGTCAGTCATATCAGCAAGACGTTCGATCGCGTGTGTGCGGTCTGCGATCTGAGCTTTGCGGTCGAGGCGGGGAGCTGTTTCGGTCTGCTCGGTCCGAACGGGGCGGGCAAGACCACGATGATGAAGATGATCTACGGCAAGGCCGCCCGCGATAAGAAGTGCAGCGGGGCGATCGAGGTGTTCGGATTCGATCCGGCCCGCGATGAGCTGGCGATCAAGTACCTCTCCGGGGTGGTGCCGCAGGAGAACAACCTGGACGAGGAACTGAACGTCGTTCAGAACCTGCTGGTCTATGCGAAGTTCTACGGCCTGGCGAGGCGTGTGGCGAGGGAGCGGATCGAATCGCTTCTGGCGTTTCTGGAGCTGTCGGAGAAGGCTGGGTCGAAGATCCGGGAATTGTCGGGGGGGATGAAGCGGCGGCTGGTGATCGCCCGGGCCCTGTTGAACGAGCCGAGGCTGTTGATCCTCGACGAGCCGACGACCGGGCTGGACCCGCAGGTGCGGCATCTGATCTGGGAAAAGCTGCGGCGGCTGCGCAACGGCGGAACGACCATCCTGCTGACGACGCACTATATGGAAGAGGCGTTTCAGATCTGCGACCGGGTCCTGATCATGGACAAGGGCCGCAAGGTGATGGAGGACCAGCCGCAGAGGCTCATGGAGCAAAACATCGAGCGGTATGTGCTGGAGGTCTCGCAGGAGCAGGCGGCCGCGGTGATCGGCGGCCGGGAACTCCCTGCGGCGGTCCGGGCCGATGACGCCCAGGGGATCAGTCGGTTCTACAGCGACGATCTGGACGGTCTGAAGGTCGTCGCCGCCATGCTGGACGGCCATCCGTACTACCTGCGCCAGGCGAACCTCGAAGACGTGTTCCTCAAGGCCACCGGGAGGGCGCTCAATGAGAAGCAATGA
- a CDS encoding ABC transporter permease, with protein MRSNEAVRYPGLAWRLYSVWYRHMRVYTKNLASNGLPPFLEPLLFLAGVGLGLGRYITESMDGMSYLTFLGTGLLVTTAMFTASFECTYATFIRLEFDKVYDGMLAAPITVNNLIVGEILWAGTKGLFFSFAVLCILTPFGIVHFPQALSAPLVGFLTGVMFASMSLLVTSFVKTINHFNFYMTGFLSPMFFFSGVVFPIGNLPRPLQWMAEVVPLTHSVRLVRAACVGRYEVALLADLAYIAVFVAVFGTLAVRRLRGRLVS; from the coding sequence ATGAGAAGCAATGAGGCGGTTCGCTATCCGGGTCTGGCGTGGAGGCTCTACAGCGTCTGGTATCGCCACATGCGCGTCTACACCAAGAACCTGGCGAGCAACGGTCTGCCGCCCTTTCTGGAGCCGCTGCTGTTTCTGGCGGGGGTCGGACTGGGTCTGGGCCGGTACATCACCGAGTCGATGGACGGGATGAGCTACCTGACGTTTCTCGGCACGGGGCTGCTGGTGACGACGGCGATGTTCACGGCGTCGTTCGAGTGCACCTACGCCACGTTCATCCGGCTGGAGTTCGACAAGGTCTACGACGGGATGCTCGCGGCGCCGATCACCGTCAACAACCTGATCGTCGGGGAGATTCTCTGGGCGGGGACCAAGGGCCTGTTCTTCTCGTTCGCGGTGCTGTGTATCCTGACGCCGTTCGGAATCGTGCATTTTCCGCAGGCGCTGTCGGCGCCGCTGGTCGGTTTCCTGACGGGGGTGATGTTCGCGTCGATGTCCCTGCTGGTGACCTCGTTCGTCAAGACGATCAATCACTTCAACTTCTACATGACGGGTTTCCTCTCGCCGATGTTCTTCTTTTCGGGGGTGGTGTTTCCCATCGGCAATCTGCCGCGACCGCTGCAGTGGATGGCCGAAGTGGTTCCGCTGACGCATTCGGTTCGGCTGGTTCGGGCGGCGTGTGTGGGCCGTTACGAGGTCGCCCTGCTGGCGGACCTGGCCTACATTGCGGTCTTCGTGGCGGTCTTCGGCACCCTGGCAGTCCGTCGGCTTCGCGGCCGGCTGGTGAGTTGA
- a CDS encoding Na+/H+ antiporter NhaC family protein encodes MTRWGRRIAGDTTTNGQIRHEDALKADGTARIAVAVTVFAGVCALAAWSGRADNAETHAAWYSIAPPLLAIVLAFLTRHVMLSLGVAILVGGFLSAVPQAPASGHAWTQGVVATASYLTTTLSSGTNLLILSFIPPIFTLVEIVVASGGFAGIVVWLLRRVRSRQSAQLATATMGLLCFIDDYANAIIVGSMMQPITDRFRTSRAKLAFLVDATSAPVSGLAVVSTWIAYEVGLFADVSVHLGMGKTGYAMFFDALSYRFYCLLMLVFVFAHVLTGRDFGPMRTAERRMPAEGGVGTADTEQAVQPLVAGRALNALLPLGGLVAFHITGLWIDGAGPARLADGGSPLSWDYWREVISASEHSHFILMCAALFGMVLAALCGRLSGSLAPSALPGCVVRGVRRALLPSIVLVLAWSLKHCCQHLGTGDFLTGLLAGRIPPHWFAPLLFLVASLTSFATGTSWGTMAILIPTAIPIAFALDGNAYGLTTTISLGAILDGAIFGDHCSPISDTTIISSVASSCDLVEHVRTQLPYSLAVAAIALVVAYIPCSLGLASTWGLTLGAATVLLVLLIVGRRIHCAE; translated from the coding sequence ATGACACGTTGGGGCCGCCGGATCGCCGGCGACACGACGACCAATGGACAGATACGGCATGAGGACGCTTTGAAGGCAGACGGGACCGCCAGGATCGCAGTGGCAGTGACGGTGTTTGCCGGTGTGTGCGCGCTGGCCGCATGGTCCGGCCGGGCCGACAACGCCGAGACCCATGCCGCCTGGTACAGCATCGCCCCGCCGCTGCTGGCGATCGTGCTGGCCTTCCTGACGCGCCACGTCATGCTCAGCCTTGGCGTCGCCATCCTCGTCGGAGGGTTCCTCAGCGCCGTCCCCCAGGCCCCGGCCAGCGGACATGCCTGGACCCAGGGCGTCGTCGCCACCGCGTCGTACCTCACGACCACCCTGTCCAGCGGGACCAACCTGCTGATCCTCTCGTTCATCCCGCCGATCTTCACCCTGGTCGAGATCGTCGTCGCGTCCGGAGGCTTCGCGGGCATCGTCGTCTGGCTGCTGCGGCGCGTGCGAAGCCGCCAGTCCGCGCAACTGGCCACCGCCACGATGGGGCTGCTCTGCTTCATCGACGACTATGCCAACGCGATCATCGTCGGGTCGATGATGCAGCCCATCACCGACCGCTTCCGCACCAGCCGGGCCAAGCTGGCGTTCCTCGTCGACGCCACAAGCGCCCCGGTCTCCGGATTGGCCGTCGTCAGCACGTGGATCGCGTACGAGGTCGGCCTCTTCGCCGACGTCAGCGTGCACCTCGGCATGGGCAAGACGGGCTACGCCATGTTCTTCGACGCCCTGAGCTATCGCTTCTACTGCCTTCTGATGCTCGTCTTCGTTTTCGCGCACGTTCTGACCGGTCGCGATTTCGGTCCCATGCGAACGGCCGAGCGGCGAATGCCCGCCGAAGGCGGCGTCGGTACGGCGGATACGGAGCAGGCGGTCCAGCCGCTGGTGGCCGGCCGGGCCCTCAACGCCCTGCTGCCCCTCGGCGGCCTGGTTGCCTTCCACATCACGGGCCTCTGGATCGACGGCGCGGGGCCGGCCAGACTGGCCGACGGCGGTTCACCCCTGAGCTGGGACTACTGGCGTGAGGTCATCAGCGCCTCGGAGCACAGCCACTTCATCCTCATGTGCGCCGCGCTGTTCGGCATGGTGCTGGCCGCTCTCTGCGGAAGACTGTCGGGCTCGCTTGCCCCCTCGGCTCTGCCCGGCTGCGTGGTCCGCGGCGTGCGGCGCGCGCTGCTGCCGTCCATCGTCCTGGTCCTCGCCTGGTCGCTCAAGCACTGCTGCCAGCATCTGGGCACCGGCGACTTCCTCACCGGTCTGCTCGCCGGGCGTATCCCGCCCCACTGGTTCGCCCCCCTGCTGTTCCTGGTGGCCTCGCTGACGTCTTTTGCGACGGGGACGAGCTGGGGCACGATGGCCATCCTGATCCCCACCGCCATTCCCATCGCCTTCGCACTCGACGGCAACGCCTACGGGCTGACGACGACGATCAGCCTGGGCGCCATCCTCGACGGCGCCATCTTCGGAGACCACTGCTCGCCCATCTCCGATACGACGATCATCAGTTCGGTGGCCAGCTCGTGTGACCTCGTCGAGCACGTCCGCACCCAGTTGCCGTACAGCCTCGCCGTCGCCGCGATCGCCCTGGTCGTCGCCTACATCCCCTGCAGCCTCGGCCTGGCGTCGACGTGGGGCCTGACCCTCGGCGCCGCAACCGTCCTGCTCGTGCTGCTGATCGTTGGTCGCCGAATCCATTGCGCCGAGTGA